The following proteins are encoded in a genomic region of Salvelinus namaycush isolate Seneca chromosome 12, SaNama_1.0, whole genome shotgun sequence:
- the LOC120057217 gene encoding procollagen C-endopeptidase enhancer 2-like produces MKCEHCTWGLSVLLALCLGWAQGQSQSQPETNYTRPVFHCGGDMVADSGFVGSEGFPNYYKPNSKCTWRITVPEGNVVMLSFRIFDLEADPMCRYDYLDVYNGHSNMVQKLGRFCGTFRPGTLISTTNNIMLEMVSDSETGGRGFLAYFNGGKPHVDEHQFCGGKMTKAQGEVKTPNWPEKNYPAGISCSWLITVERDQVIEVKFDKFDVESDSYCRFDYVAFFNGGEKDDSRRIGKYCGDVSPQTIVTNGNVLLVQFVSDLSVTSDGFMASYTSVPRGSRTPTVDNTGSGPRKDSVPRKPVVKPILPERTVITTTTTQPPTTARHQPPPTPQPQEPTAKPKPIKPVRTRPPNKPGPDRTRVTRPDSKKPVHLNPLCAKACKRDGNIKSSFCASEFVITGKVTALTPGPQGSVYISVSLIKAYKAGQLTITQAGENMSVKLVSACKKCPIIRKGMPYILMGQVDEDGRGTMAPGAFTAPYKAPHHKLLTNINNQPC; encoded by the exons ATGAAGTGTGAGCATTGTACCTGGGGTCTCTCTGTGCTCCTGGCTCTATGTTTAGGATGGGCACAGGGCCAGAGCCAGAGCCAACCAGAGACTAACTACACCAG GCCTGTGTTCCACTGTGGGGGAGACATGGTTGCAGACTCAGGCTTTGTGGGCAGTGAAGGATTTCCAAACTACTACAAACCCAACAGCAAATGTACCTGGCGCATTACA GTCCCAGAGGGCAATGTGGTCATGCTCTCTTTCCGCATCTTTGACCTGGAGGCTGACCCCATGTGTCGCTATGACTACCTGGATGTGTACAATGGCCACTCCAACATGGTGCAGAAGCTGGGGAGGTTCTGTGGAACGTTCAGGCCTGGTACTCTCATCTCCACCACCAACAACATAATGCTGGAGATGGTGAGCGACTCTGAGACTGGAGGGAGGGGCTTCCTGGCTTACTTCAATGGAGGAAAACCACATGTGGATG AGCACCAATTCTGTGGAGGAAAGATGACAAAAGCCCAGGGTGAAGTTAAAACACCTAACTGGCCAGAGAAGAATTACCCAGCAGGCATCAGTTGCTCCTGGCTCATCACAGTAGAGCGTGATCAG GTGATTGAGGTGAAGTTTGATAAGTTTGATGTGGAGTCAGACAGTTACTGCCGCTTTGATTATGTGGCCTTCTTCAACGGTGGAGAAAAAGATGACTCTCGACGCATTGGAAAATACTGTGGAGATGTCAGCCCCCA AACCATTGTGACCAATGGGAACGTGCTCCTAGTACAATTTGTGTCTGACCTCAGCGTGACCTCTGATGGCTTCATGGCCAGTTACACCAGCGTCCCCCGCGGATCCAGAACCCCCACAGTAGACAACACAGGATCAGGACCCCGTAAAGACTCAGTCCCCAGGAAGCCTGTTGTTAAACCCATCCTGCCTGAGAGAACagtcatcaccaccactaccacccaacCACCCACTACAGCCAGACACCAGCCCCCCCCAACCCCACAGCCCCAGGAGCCCACTGCCAAGCCCAAACCAATCAAACCAGTCAGGACCCGCCCACCAAACAAGCCAGGCCCAGACAGGACCAGAGTTACTAGACCAGACAGCAAGAAGCCAG TTCACTTGAACCCACTGTGTGCAAAGGCATGTAAGAGGGATGGAAATATCAAGAGCAGTTTCTGTGCCAGTGAATTTG tgatcACGGGTAAGGTGACAGCGCTGACCCCTGGTCCTCAGGGCAGTGTCTATATCAGTGTGTCTCTCATCAAGGCCTACAAAGCTGGCCAGCTGACCATCACCCAGGCTGGAGAGAACATGTCTGTCAAACTGGTGTCAGCCTGCAAGAAGTGCCCTATCATCCGCAAAG GAATGCCTTACATCTTGATGGGCCAGGTTGATGAGGATGGGCGTGGAACAATGGCTCCTGGGGCTTTCACTGCCCCATATAAGGCCCCGCATCACAAACTGCTGACCAATATTAACAACCAACCATGCTAA
- the LOC120057218 gene encoding period circadian protein homolog 1-like isoform X1, with protein sequence MSDENAYTTSGNDTSGVSLAEDVVAGQEAVSQSPESVLSQTGSSGSSNGKRTRSGGKSSPKSSNSDDTDSHLSGNDSAEREVEGHMGHEASTCSSSHNGKDSAMETTESKSSNSHSTSPPNSSMVYSLLSGSSEQDHPSTSGCSSGQPARLQTQRELLKALKELKIRMPADHRTKGRSSTLASLQYALNCVKQVRANQEYYHQWSVEESHGCSLDLSAFTTEELDNITSEYTLQNTDTFSVGVSFLSGKVVYISPQASPMLRTKPERLQGALFSELLAPQDVSTFYSSTAPCRLPPWASCTGSMTSPVDCTQEKSMFCRISGGRDSEGEVRYYPFRMTPYQLTLRDSDMSQPQPCCLLIAEKVHSGYEAPRIPADKRIFTTSHTPSCLFQEVDERAVPLLGYLPQDLVGTPVLMYLHPDDRPVMVAIHKKILQSAGQPFEHSPLRMCARNGEYLTIDTSWSSFVNPWSRKVAFIVGRHKVRTSPLNEDVFTPTVEVEVRAMSPEIPRLSEQIHRVLVQPVHSGGSQGYCSSHGSHPQRPSPGSSSGSNSPSTKELILKTIQRPQQMTFQQMCKDVHMVKTNGQQVFTKSRNRPALRKHASTGALVVPENLNKDLGPIGALGPTKTLASVQSRKDPSANYSYQQINCLDSIVRYLESCNVPNTVKRKCGSSSCTTSSTSDDDKQRELPGTAKDLGGPQGNEGSKGGPQMSPLVLHCKAKSVVSVTSQCSFSSTIVHVGDKKPPESDIVMMEERPATPTLTVTSPATNNAITMAVTPWPLALPSPAPPSPALPERDGRRSAGCSGRLGLTKEVLSAHTQQEEQVFLSRFRDLGQLRVLDPGPPSLRGHTTTPKGVRSSKDYPAGGHGRRRGRGGKRLKHQQEGSQRAMNGSFRREGQGPQGLTFPMGQPLMMQGPLTSSSSWPTSEASLPPAVAQYPPGVLPFFPLYPSVQQQVLAHTGVNPNAMQMGYPSPQPGLQYPMHANQMPMPMAPPMMVVLPNYMFPQLNGGVPQLNTAMPQYNTSIPHLCPGIPGMAQLNQALPQFKQTIPLPQLNPGLAQFNPAMTQMNGMPCVSPVLAQLNPSQVKPTLSMIPQHCYDPSPALPFPNPIPIPGLPGFALPEMDPTFVQHGNSRSSTPQSTCQAPLEGTDSPIFQSRCSSPLNLLQLEELPGNRQEGMSTGAQQTFPPPGSVSQFGGQGSVKRSMKSDAREDDNDDADDQDAMSTSSDLLDLLLQEDACSGTGSAASASGSSGSGSNGCSTSGSGTRSSNTSKYFGSVDSSENDHSHKQAPGGAEEAQLMKYVLQDPIWLLMANTDDKVMMTYQMPTRDKETVLREDGMILRAMQKQQPRFTEEQKRELIQVHPWMGTGRLPQAINSPTCTGCGSPPTTSAPRPLNVELQDMDLTGVLQLQEETPVTMATDTHDTSIPPPQAPQTETKGGEGEQEGDCKDTRVKELEVSSSSGTEKGDSGCKRQPRSSIWPMTLKHNALGQPGAKVTVNVLCLNKEVNMDKESKNT encoded by the exons ATGAGTGATGAGAATGCATACACCACTTCTGGAAATGACACTAGTGGAGTAAGTTTAGCAGAAGATGTGGTGGCAGGACAAGAGGCAGTCTCCCAGTCCCCTGAGTCTGTATTGAGTCAgactggcagctctggcagctccaaTGGAAAGAGGACTCGGTCTGGGGGCAAGTCCTCCCCCAAGTCCTCAAACTCTGATGACACCGATTCCCACTTGAGCGGGAACGACTCAGCCgagagagaagtggaaggtcacATGGGGCATGAGGCATCAACCTGCAGCAGCTCCCATAATGGAAAGGACTCTGCCATGGAGACAACCGAGAGCAAAAG CTCCAACTCCCACAGCACTTCCCCTCCCAACAGCTCTATGGTCTACAGCCTGCTGAGTGGCAGCTCGGAGCAGGACCACCCGTCCACCAGCGGCTGCAGCAGTGGCCAGCCGGCCCGGCTGCAGACCCAGAGAGAGCTACTCAAGGCCCTGAAGGAGCTGAAGATCCGCATGCCTGCAGACCACCGGACAAAAGGCCGCTCCAGCACTCTGGCCTCCCTGCAGTACGCTCTCAACTGTGTCAAACAAGTCAGAG cGAATCAGGAGTATTATCACCAGTGGAGTGTGGAGGAGAGCCACGGTTGCAGTCTGGACCTCTCAGCCTTCACCACAGAGGAACTGGACAACATCACCTCTGAATACACACTCCAGAACACG GACACATTCTCTGTTGGAGTGTCCTTCCTCTCTGGGAAGGTGGTGTACATCTCCCCCCAGGCCTCTCCAATGCTGCGCACTAAACCTGAGCGACTACAGGGGGCGCTCTTCTCTGAGCTGCTGGCCCCCCAGGACGTCAGCACTTTCTACAGCAGCACGGCTCCCTGCCGCCTGCCCCCCTGGGCCTCCTGTACTGGCTCCA TGACCTCCCCTGTGGACTGCACCCAGGAGAAATCCATGTTCTGCCGTATCAGTGGTGGGAGGGACAGCGAGGGGGAGGTGCGGTACTACCCCTTCCGTATGACCCCCTACCAGCTGACACTGCGGGACTCTGATATGTCCCAGCCACAGCCCTGCTGCCTGCTCATCGCTGAGAAGGTGCACTCAGGATACGAAGCTCCCCGTATCCCAGCTGACAAGAGGATTTTCACCACCAGCCACACCCCCAGCTGTCTCTTTCAGGAAGTCGATGAAAGGGCTGTGCCgttgctaggctacctgccccaggACCTGGTTGGGACCCCTGTTCTCATGTACCTCCACCCTGATGACAGGCCTGTCATGGTGGCCATACACAAGAAGA TTCTCCAGTCAGCGGGCCAGCCCTTTGAACACTCGCCCCTTCGTATGTGTGCCCGGAACGGGGAGTATCTCACCATAGATACCAGCTGGTCCTCCTTCGTTAACCCCTGGAGCCGCAAAGTGGCCTTCATTGTTGGTCGACACAAAGTCAGAAC GAGTCCCCTGAACGAGGATGTGTTCACGCCTactgtggaggtggaggtgcGGGCCATGTCTCCAGAGATCCCCAGGCTCAGTGAGCAGATCCACCGCGTGCTGGTGCAGCCTGTCCACAGTGGTGGCTCCCAGGGCTACTGCAGCTCCCACGGATCCCACCCACAGAGGCCCAGCCCGGGCTCCTCGTCAGGCAGCAACAGCCCCTCCACCAAGGAGCTCATCCTGAAGACCATCCAGAGACCA CAGCAGATGACATTCCAGCAGATGTGTAAGGACGTCCACATGGTGAAGACCAATGGTCAGCAGGTCTTCACCAAGTCCCGCAACCGCCCAGCACTCCGCAAACACGCCAGCACTG GAGCCCTGGTGGTGCCAGAGAATTTAAACAAGGACTTGGGACCTATTGGAGCTCTGGGGCCAACTAAAACCCTGGCCTCAGTGCAGTCAAGGAAAGACCCGTCAGCCAACTACTCCTACCAGCAGATCAACTGTCTGGACAGCATCGTACGCTACCTGGAGAGCTGCAACGTCCCCAACACAGTGAAGAGGAAATGTGGCTCCTCCTCCTGCACCACGTCATCAACGTCAGACGATGACAAGCAGAGGGAGTTGCCTGGAACAGCTAAAG ATCTCGGAGGCCCCCAGGGTAATGAAGGGTCTAAAGGGGGGCCACAGATGAGCCCTCTGGTGCTGCACTGCAAGGCTAAGAGTGTGGTCTCTGTCACGTCCCAATGCAGCTTCAGCAGCACCATTGTCCACGTAGGCGACAAGAAGCCCCCAGAGTCAG ATATAGTAATGATGGAGGAGAGACCAGCCACCCCCACTCTCACCGTCACCTCTCCAGCCACTAACAACGCCATCACAATGGCAGTGACCCCCTGGCCGTTGGCCCTGCCCAGCCCGGCACCACCCAGCCCTGCCCTGCCCGAGAGGGACGGCCGCAGGTCAGCTGGATGCTCAGGCCGCCTGGGTCTGACCAAGGAGGTGCTGTCTGCCCACACCCAGCAGGAGGAACAGGTATTCCTGAGCCGCTTCAGAGACCTGGGACAGCTACGTGTGCTGGACCCCGGCCCTCCTTCTCTGAGAGGACACACCACCACACCCAAAG GAGTGCGCAGCTCGAAGGACTACCCAGCAGGTGGTCATGGACGGAGGAGGGGCCGCGGGGGAAAGAGGCTGAAGCACCAGCAGGAGGGCTCCCAGCGTGCGATGAACGGTAGTTTCAGGAGGGAAGGGCAGGGGCCCCAAGGCCTCACATTCCCCATGGGTCAACCCCTGATGATGCAGGGACCCCTGACCTCGTCCTCTTCCTGGCCCACCTCTGAGGCCAGTCTCCCTCCTGCCGTGGCCCAGTACCCTCCAGGAGTCCTGCCCTTCTTCCCACTCTACCCCAGCGTGCAACAACAAGTCCTGGCCCACACCGGAGTGAACCCCAATGCCATGCAGATGGGCTACCCCAGCCCCCAGCCAGGCTTACAGTACCCCATGCATGCCAATCAGATGCCCATGCCGATGGCTCCCCCAATGATGGTTGTTCTGCCCAACTACATGTTCCCTCAACTCAACGGAGGTGTACCACAGCTCAATACCGCCATGCCTCAGTATAACACATCCATACCGCACCTTTGCCCCGGTATCCCTGGTATGGCACAACTTAACCAAGCACTACCGCAGTTCAAACAGACTATCCCACTACCACAACTCAATCCTGGATTGGCTCAGTTCAACCCCGCTATGACGCAGATGAATGGCATGCCTTGTGTTAGTCCCGTCCTAGCTCAACTCAACCCGTCACAGGTCAAACCTACTTTGTCGATgatcccccaacactgttacgATCCCAGCCCAGCATTACCTTTCCCAAATCCCATTCCGATTCCCGGGCTTCCCGGCTTTGCCTTACCCGAGATGGATCCCACCTTTGTCCAACACGGCAACTCCCGCTCCAGCACCCCTCAGTCCACGTGCCAAGCCCCCCTGGAGGGGACAGACTCGCCCATTTTCCAGTCCCGATGCTCCTCCCCCCTCAACCTGCTACAGCTGGAGGAGTTGCCAGGCAACCGCCAGGAGGGCATGTCGACAGGGGCGCAGCAGACATTTCCCCCACCTGGCTCGGTATCTCAGTTCGGAGGTCAAGGTTCTGTTAAGCGAAGCATGAAGAGTGACGCCAGAGAGGACGATAAC GATGATGCTGATGACCAGGACGCAATGTCCACCTCCAGTGACCTGCTAGACCTACTATTGCAGGAGGACGCCTGCTCAGGCACCGGCTCGGCCGCCTCTGCCTCCGGGTCCTCAGGCTCTGGCTCTAATGGATGCAGCACCTCAGGGAGTGGCACAA GAAGCAGCAACACCAGCAAATACTTTGGCAGCGTTGACTCGTCGGAGAACGACCATTCCCATAAGCAGGCACCAGGGGGGGCTGAAGAGGCCCAGCTCATGAAATATGTCCTTCAGGACCCTATCTGGCTCCTTATGGCCAACACAGATGACAAGGTTATGATGACGTACCAAATGCCCACCAG GGACAAGGAGACTGTTCTAAGGGAGGATGGTATGATACTGAGGGCGATGCAGAAACAGCAGCCGCGCTTCACTGAGGAGCAGAAGAGAGAGCTGATCCAGGTCCACCCCTGGATGGGCACCGGACGCCTGCCACAGGCCATCAACAGCCCT ACTTGTACAGGGTGCGGTTCTCCTCCCACTACCTCAGCCCCCCGGCCCCTTAATGTGGAGCTGCAGGACATGGATCTGACAGGGGTCCTCCAGCTACAGGAAGAGACCCCGGTTACCATGGCAACAGACACACATGACACCTCCATCCCACCACCACAAGCACCCCAGACAGAGACTAAGGGGGGCGAGGGTGAGCAGGAAGGAGACTGTAAGGACACCAGAGTGAAAGAGTTGGAGGTGTCGTCATCATCCGGAACAGAGAAAGGGGACTCTGGCTGTAAACGGCAACCGAGGAGTTCTATATGGCCAATGACTCTAAAACACAATGCATTGGGACAACCGGGAGCCAAGGTCactgttaatgtgttgtgtttgaACAAAGAAGTGAACATGGATAAGGAGTCAAAGAATACCTGA
- the LOC120057218 gene encoding period circadian protein homolog 1-like isoform X2 produces MSDENAYTTSGNDTSGVSLAEDVVAGQEAVSQSPESVLSQTGSSGSSNGKRTRSGGKSSPKSSNSDDTDSHLSGNDSAEREVEGHMGHEASTCSSSHNGKDSAMETTESKSSNSHSTSPPNSSMVYSLLSGSSEQDHPSTSGCSSGQPARLQTQRELLKALKELKIRMPADHRTKGRSSTLASLQYALNCVKQVRANQEYYHQWSVEESHGCSLDLSAFTTEELDNITSEYTLQNTDTFSVGVSFLSGKVVYISPQASPMLRTKPERLQGALFSELLAPQDVSTFYSSTAPCRLPPWASCTGSMTSPVDCTQEKSMFCRISGGRDSEGEVRYYPFRMTPYQLTLRDSDMSQPQPCCLLIAEKVHSGYEAPRIPADKRIFTTSHTPSCLFQEVDERAVPLLGYLPQDLVGTPVLMYLHPDDRPVMVAIHKKILQSAGQPFEHSPLRMCARNGEYLTIDTSWSSFVNPWSRKVAFIVGRHKVRTSPLNEDVFTPTVEVEVRAMSPEIPRLSEQIHRVLVQPVHSGGSQGYCSSHGSHPQRPSPGSSSGSNSPSTKELILKTIQRPQQMTFQQMCKDVHMVKTNGQQVFTKSRNRPALRKHASTGALVVPENLNKDLGPIGALGPTKTLASVQSRKDPSANYSYQQINCLDSIVRYLESCNVPNTVKRKCGSSSCTTSSTSDDDKQRELPGTAKDLGGPQGNEGSKGGPQMSPLVLHCKAKSVVSVTSQCSFSSTIVHVGDKKPPESDIVMMEERPATPTLTVTSPATNNAITMAVTPWPLALPSPAPPSPALPERDGRRSAGCSGRLGLTKEVLSAHTQQEEQVFLSRFRDLGQLRVLDPGPPSLRGHTTTPKGVRSSKDYPAGGHGRRRGRGGKRLKHQQEGSQRAMNGSFRREGQGPQGLTFPMGQPLMMQGPLTSSSSWPTSEASLPPAVAQYPPGVLPFFPLYPSVQQQVLAHTGVNPNAMQMGYPSPQPGLQYPMHANQMPMPMAPPMMVVLPNYMFPQLNGGVPQLNTAMPQYNTSIPHLCPGIPGMAQLNQALPQFKQTIPLPQLNPGLAQFNPAMTQMNGMPCVSPVLAQLNPSQVKPTLSMIPQHCYDPSPALPFPNPIPIPGLPGFALPEMDPTFVQHGNSRSSTPQSTCQAPLEGTDSPIFQSRCSSPLNLLQLEELPGNRQEGMSTGAQQTFPPPGSVSQFGGQGSVKRSMKSDAREDDNDDADDQDAMSTSSDLLDLLLQEDACSGTGSAASASGSSGSGSNGCSTSGSGTRSSNTSKYFGSVDSSENDHSHKQAPGGAEEAQLMKYVLQDPIWLLMANTDDKVMMTYQMPTRLWHIYGHVKECRCVCDFKGTRRLF; encoded by the exons ATGAGTGATGAGAATGCATACACCACTTCTGGAAATGACACTAGTGGAGTAAGTTTAGCAGAAGATGTGGTGGCAGGACAAGAGGCAGTCTCCCAGTCCCCTGAGTCTGTATTGAGTCAgactggcagctctggcagctccaaTGGAAAGAGGACTCGGTCTGGGGGCAAGTCCTCCCCCAAGTCCTCAAACTCTGATGACACCGATTCCCACTTGAGCGGGAACGACTCAGCCgagagagaagtggaaggtcacATGGGGCATGAGGCATCAACCTGCAGCAGCTCCCATAATGGAAAGGACTCTGCCATGGAGACAACCGAGAGCAAAAG CTCCAACTCCCACAGCACTTCCCCTCCCAACAGCTCTATGGTCTACAGCCTGCTGAGTGGCAGCTCGGAGCAGGACCACCCGTCCACCAGCGGCTGCAGCAGTGGCCAGCCGGCCCGGCTGCAGACCCAGAGAGAGCTACTCAAGGCCCTGAAGGAGCTGAAGATCCGCATGCCTGCAGACCACCGGACAAAAGGCCGCTCCAGCACTCTGGCCTCCCTGCAGTACGCTCTCAACTGTGTCAAACAAGTCAGAG cGAATCAGGAGTATTATCACCAGTGGAGTGTGGAGGAGAGCCACGGTTGCAGTCTGGACCTCTCAGCCTTCACCACAGAGGAACTGGACAACATCACCTCTGAATACACACTCCAGAACACG GACACATTCTCTGTTGGAGTGTCCTTCCTCTCTGGGAAGGTGGTGTACATCTCCCCCCAGGCCTCTCCAATGCTGCGCACTAAACCTGAGCGACTACAGGGGGCGCTCTTCTCTGAGCTGCTGGCCCCCCAGGACGTCAGCACTTTCTACAGCAGCACGGCTCCCTGCCGCCTGCCCCCCTGGGCCTCCTGTACTGGCTCCA TGACCTCCCCTGTGGACTGCACCCAGGAGAAATCCATGTTCTGCCGTATCAGTGGTGGGAGGGACAGCGAGGGGGAGGTGCGGTACTACCCCTTCCGTATGACCCCCTACCAGCTGACACTGCGGGACTCTGATATGTCCCAGCCACAGCCCTGCTGCCTGCTCATCGCTGAGAAGGTGCACTCAGGATACGAAGCTCCCCGTATCCCAGCTGACAAGAGGATTTTCACCACCAGCCACACCCCCAGCTGTCTCTTTCAGGAAGTCGATGAAAGGGCTGTGCCgttgctaggctacctgccccaggACCTGGTTGGGACCCCTGTTCTCATGTACCTCCACCCTGATGACAGGCCTGTCATGGTGGCCATACACAAGAAGA TTCTCCAGTCAGCGGGCCAGCCCTTTGAACACTCGCCCCTTCGTATGTGTGCCCGGAACGGGGAGTATCTCACCATAGATACCAGCTGGTCCTCCTTCGTTAACCCCTGGAGCCGCAAAGTGGCCTTCATTGTTGGTCGACACAAAGTCAGAAC GAGTCCCCTGAACGAGGATGTGTTCACGCCTactgtggaggtggaggtgcGGGCCATGTCTCCAGAGATCCCCAGGCTCAGTGAGCAGATCCACCGCGTGCTGGTGCAGCCTGTCCACAGTGGTGGCTCCCAGGGCTACTGCAGCTCCCACGGATCCCACCCACAGAGGCCCAGCCCGGGCTCCTCGTCAGGCAGCAACAGCCCCTCCACCAAGGAGCTCATCCTGAAGACCATCCAGAGACCA CAGCAGATGACATTCCAGCAGATGTGTAAGGACGTCCACATGGTGAAGACCAATGGTCAGCAGGTCTTCACCAAGTCCCGCAACCGCCCAGCACTCCGCAAACACGCCAGCACTG GAGCCCTGGTGGTGCCAGAGAATTTAAACAAGGACTTGGGACCTATTGGAGCTCTGGGGCCAACTAAAACCCTGGCCTCAGTGCAGTCAAGGAAAGACCCGTCAGCCAACTACTCCTACCAGCAGATCAACTGTCTGGACAGCATCGTACGCTACCTGGAGAGCTGCAACGTCCCCAACACAGTGAAGAGGAAATGTGGCTCCTCCTCCTGCACCACGTCATCAACGTCAGACGATGACAAGCAGAGGGAGTTGCCTGGAACAGCTAAAG ATCTCGGAGGCCCCCAGGGTAATGAAGGGTCTAAAGGGGGGCCACAGATGAGCCCTCTGGTGCTGCACTGCAAGGCTAAGAGTGTGGTCTCTGTCACGTCCCAATGCAGCTTCAGCAGCACCATTGTCCACGTAGGCGACAAGAAGCCCCCAGAGTCAG ATATAGTAATGATGGAGGAGAGACCAGCCACCCCCACTCTCACCGTCACCTCTCCAGCCACTAACAACGCCATCACAATGGCAGTGACCCCCTGGCCGTTGGCCCTGCCCAGCCCGGCACCACCCAGCCCTGCCCTGCCCGAGAGGGACGGCCGCAGGTCAGCTGGATGCTCAGGCCGCCTGGGTCTGACCAAGGAGGTGCTGTCTGCCCACACCCAGCAGGAGGAACAGGTATTCCTGAGCCGCTTCAGAGACCTGGGACAGCTACGTGTGCTGGACCCCGGCCCTCCTTCTCTGAGAGGACACACCACCACACCCAAAG GAGTGCGCAGCTCGAAGGACTACCCAGCAGGTGGTCATGGACGGAGGAGGGGCCGCGGGGGAAAGAGGCTGAAGCACCAGCAGGAGGGCTCCCAGCGTGCGATGAACGGTAGTTTCAGGAGGGAAGGGCAGGGGCCCCAAGGCCTCACATTCCCCATGGGTCAACCCCTGATGATGCAGGGACCCCTGACCTCGTCCTCTTCCTGGCCCACCTCTGAGGCCAGTCTCCCTCCTGCCGTGGCCCAGTACCCTCCAGGAGTCCTGCCCTTCTTCCCACTCTACCCCAGCGTGCAACAACAAGTCCTGGCCCACACCGGAGTGAACCCCAATGCCATGCAGATGGGCTACCCCAGCCCCCAGCCAGGCTTACAGTACCCCATGCATGCCAATCAGATGCCCATGCCGATGGCTCCCCCAATGATGGTTGTTCTGCCCAACTACATGTTCCCTCAACTCAACGGAGGTGTACCACAGCTCAATACCGCCATGCCTCAGTATAACACATCCATACCGCACCTTTGCCCCGGTATCCCTGGTATGGCACAACTTAACCAAGCACTACCGCAGTTCAAACAGACTATCCCACTACCACAACTCAATCCTGGATTGGCTCAGTTCAACCCCGCTATGACGCAGATGAATGGCATGCCTTGTGTTAGTCCCGTCCTAGCTCAACTCAACCCGTCACAGGTCAAACCTACTTTGTCGATgatcccccaacactgttacgATCCCAGCCCAGCATTACCTTTCCCAAATCCCATTCCGATTCCCGGGCTTCCCGGCTTTGCCTTACCCGAGATGGATCCCACCTTTGTCCAACACGGCAACTCCCGCTCCAGCACCCCTCAGTCCACGTGCCAAGCCCCCCTGGAGGGGACAGACTCGCCCATTTTCCAGTCCCGATGCTCCTCCCCCCTCAACCTGCTACAGCTGGAGGAGTTGCCAGGCAACCGCCAGGAGGGCATGTCGACAGGGGCGCAGCAGACATTTCCCCCACCTGGCTCGGTATCTCAGTTCGGAGGTCAAGGTTCTGTTAAGCGAAGCATGAAGAGTGACGCCAGAGAGGACGATAAC GATGATGCTGATGACCAGGACGCAATGTCCACCTCCAGTGACCTGCTAGACCTACTATTGCAGGAGGACGCCTGCTCAGGCACCGGCTCGGCCGCCTCTGCCTCCGGGTCCTCAGGCTCTGGCTCTAATGGATGCAGCACCTCAGGGAGTGGCACAA GAAGCAGCAACACCAGCAAATACTTTGGCAGCGTTGACTCGTCGGAGAACGACCATTCCCATAAGCAGGCACCAGGGGGGGCTGAAGAGGCCCAGCTCATGAAATATGTCCTTCAGGACCCTATCTGGCTCCTTATGGCCAACACAGATGACAAGGTTATGATGACGTACCAAATGCCCACCAG ACTATGGCATATCTATGGACATGTGAAAgagtgtcggtgtgtgtgtgattttaaaGGGACAAGGAGACTGTTCTAA